GGGGCATCTTCCCCAACTGCCCGCTTTCTCAAACTGACGCAAAAAATATTTGTGCTGAAGCCGCATTTTCATCTGTCGGGTTGCCTAGGAAGTATCCAATGCTTACCACACACGCTCGTCTTCCATCCTGCTCTACATCTCCCCTTTGTTGCCTGTAAGTAGCCTCGTTCCCTGGGAAGCGCTATTTTATTTTTTAACCGCCTTGTGCAGGCAAGGCAAAATTTCCTTTTATGAAAAGACTGTTTATTTCGTTGTTGGCATTGTTATGTGGTACAGTGGTATCCCGGGCACAAATTGTGATAAAGCCAGCCGTGGGGCTCAATTTTACCGACTTTTCAAAAAACGAAGGCGGTGATTTCAAGGCCAAAGTGGGGTGGCAGCTCGGTGGTTCTGTTATGTTCTCTATGAAAAAATTCTATCTGGACCCAGGCGTTTTTTATATTCAGAAATCAACCCAGTTCAATTCTTCGTCCAGTTCAGTAGAAGATGTTAAGTTCGACATAAGCGGCATCCGGATACCGGTGTCTATCGGCTACAACTTTGGGGATGAAAAATCTACGGTAAACGCCCGCATTTTTGGCGGCGGGTCGGCGTTCATCCTCACAAATACTAAAAACATTGATAAAGACGCCATAAAGAACGCTCAGTGGGGTGTATATGCAGGCGCAGGGCTTGATATTTCTATGTTCTTCCTGGATGCCTCCTATGAATGGTCGCTCACCAATATCAGCGATAACGTAAGCAATGTAGATGTTGGTAAAACCAGGGCGATCTTTATTCAGGCCGGGATCCGGATAAAATTATAAGAGGAAAGCCGGTTTATATAAGCGAATCAAATAATTGATCGCCGCAGTTGTGGAAATACTGCGGAACGGGAAAAATAATCTACGGACATGATTCCCTTTCAGGGATTTTATCTCACAACGCATATATTTTATTATGAATGAGTAGTATACTCAGCTTGCACTACCCATTTTGGTGATGGTATTGAATTTGTACTTTCCAAAGAGCACTTCACCCAAATTATATCGCGCCGTATGAGCAAGCAAATCCTGAAACCTGTGAGTGCCTCCCTGTGGGCACTTGTACTCTGCTGTTTATTGCTTTCCTGTGAAAAGTTTAATGAATATAGTGGTAGCTGGCATTCCGAAAATGTATCCGACATTCTTTATATCCAGACAAATAATTCTGAACAAGGCCAGAATGGAATACTCGCCTATAAAATTTATAAAGACGGCCATTCTATGCTGATGACAGAAAGCCCCTTTCTTACTGGTGGAACAGGCATTCCAAGTTCCCCGAACGCCGGCTCCTTTAATTCAGACCATGAAGTTATGATCTCGAGCGATAAGCATTTTTTGCTCACCGTTAATTCCGGGGATAATACAATTTCGGTATTTACCATCCATCACGACGGCACATTGACACTGGTTCCGGGCGCACCGTTCTATTCCAATGGAGAAACTCCGGTAAGCCTGACCCAGTGGAAACAGTTTGTTATTGTACTTAATAAAAGTAACAATCCGGTACAACCATCTTCTTCGGCGCCTAATTATTCTGTGTTTACGTTAGAAAGCAATGGCAGTTTAACACCGGTAAGTAAAATGGAGGTACGCGATGGCATTTCGCCGGGCCAGGTACTGGCATGCCGCACAAGCCCGTTTGTATATGGCGGCAATACCTGGGGATTTAATTATACGCCACCAGCCGAAAGACTTGAT
The Niastella koreensis GR20-10 genome window above contains:
- a CDS encoding outer membrane beta-barrel protein; protein product: MKRLFISLLALLCGTVVSRAQIVIKPAVGLNFTDFSKNEGGDFKAKVGWQLGGSVMFSMKKFYLDPGVFYIQKSTQFNSSSSSVEDVKFDISGIRIPVSIGYNFGDEKSTVNARIFGGGSAFILTNTKNIDKDAIKNAQWGVYAGAGLDISMFFLDASYEWSLTNISDNVSNVDVGKTRAIFIQAGIRIKL
- a CDS encoding beta-propeller fold lactonase family protein yields the protein MSKQILKPVSASLWALVLCCLLLSCEKFNEYSGSWHSENVSDILYIQTNNSEQGQNGILAYKIYKDGHSMLMTESPFLTGGTGIPSSPNAGSFNSDHEVMISSDKHFLLTVNSGDNTISVFTIHHDGTLTLVPGAPFYSNGETPVSLTQWKQFVIVLNKSNNPVQPSSSAPNYSVFTLESNGSLTPVSKMEVRDGISPGQVLACRTSPFVYGGNTWGFNYTPPAERLDLFSIGTDGVLKPGPDTPAIDPQKGGALGLCENWQQHVLYVAFPMEGRFSYYDMNTITGALTHAGDTDAGRGCSRFCTDNENNWLFTTNTMENSVSMFDISNAHEPRKSGELALKQCGPVYNTLYYGSSTSSACVSLAISSNDQLLYIVSQHTNPDLSIGNYNYLHVLHIGSGSGLQESYEPEQLPVPNNFMPRGLAVLQMK